In bacterium, a single window of DNA contains:
- a CDS encoding redox-sensing transcriptional repressor Rex: MEKLPEITVNRLSIYRRYVKSLLKKGKPLVTSEKLGKKMHFKPSQIRRDLSYVGQFGERGKGYNVKKLFQGLDKTLGLDRKWQVALVGAGNLGRALSAYPGFRQHGFKISVIFDNSPTKIGKTWLGVEIRDIKQIPKVIKEKKIKIAIIAVPYFSAQQAADILMRSGVKAILNFAPYKLAVPEGLKLRNIDLSTELQSLSCFLTK; the protein is encoded by the coding sequence ATGGAGAAACTACCTGAAATAACAGTCAACCGTTTAAGCATTTATCGCCGTTATGTAAAGTCCCTGCTTAAGAAAGGGAAACCTTTGGTGACTTCTGAAAAGTTAGGGAAGAAGATGCATTTTAAGCCTTCTCAAATACGCCGAGACCTTTCCTATGTAGGGCAATTTGGTGAGAGAGGAAAGGGGTACAATGTAAAGAAGCTTTTCCAGGGACTAGACAAGACCTTGGGATTGGACAGGAAGTGGCAGGTGGCATTGGTAGGAGCAGGAAATTTGGGTAGGGCACTCTCTGCCTATCCTGGATTCCGCCAACATGGATTCAAAATTTCAGTCATCTTTGACAACTCACCAACAAAGATAGGAAAGACCTGGCTGGGAGTGGAGATTCGGGATATAAAACAGATACCAAAAGTAATAAAGGAGAAAAAGATAAAAATTGCCATCATTGCTGTACCGTATTTTTCCGCCCAGCAGGCTGCTGACATTTTAATGCGTTCAGGGGTGAAAGCGATATTAAACTTTGCTCCTTATAAATTGGCTGTACCAGAAGGGTTGAAGTTAAGGAATATAGACCTGTCTACAGAACTACAAAGCTTGAGCTGTTTCTTGACTAAATAA
- a CDS encoding 4Fe-4S dicluster domain-containing protein has translation MKFYINKVDWEKFLGQISKTYRIYAPQEVAGDLAYQLLAPENVAQTIYGTYRAVQPFKTFFSLPQEKVTVVTSQPEKTIVLGVKNCDLKALQVLDKIFLEGDFVDHFYRERREKTLIISSDCYQPKDTCFCTLLDNNPFPEEGFDLNVSPIDNGFLLEVGSPKGESFIASIREDLKEATSDLVKERENKRKEAKKRVVEVNREFKTKRPFSAIVKDEYASPVWEEATKTCVECGACTNICPSCYCFLLVDTEDGGKFPKVKFWDSCQHTGFARVAADVNPRAKLYERLRNRYLCKYEYRPENFGIVACTGCGRCVEACQGKIDKREVIKKLSEKEEK, from the coding sequence ATGAAATTTTACATAAATAAAGTAGATTGGGAAAAATTTCTGGGGCAGATTTCAAAGACTTATCGTATTTACGCTCCACAGGAGGTTGCTGGAGATCTGGCCTATCAGCTCTTGGCTCCAGAAAATGTTGCCCAGACCATTTATGGTACTTATCGAGCAGTTCAACCTTTCAAGACATTCTTCTCTTTACCTCAGGAAAAGGTGACAGTGGTTACTTCCCAGCCAGAGAAGACGATAGTTCTGGGAGTTAAGAATTGTGACCTTAAGGCGCTTCAAGTTTTAGATAAGATTTTCCTGGAAGGAGACTTTGTAGACCATTTTTATAGAGAAAGAAGAGAGAAGACCCTTATTATTTCCTCTGATTGTTACCAACCAAAGGATACATGTTTTTGTACTTTGCTGGACAATAATCCTTTTCCAGAAGAAGGCTTTGACCTCAATGTCTCTCCCATAGATAACGGGTTTTTGCTGGAAGTGGGTTCCCCCAAAGGGGAGAGCTTTATCGCTTCTATAAGAGAAGATTTGAAAGAAGCAACTTCTGATTTAGTTAAGGAAAGAGAGAACAAGAGAAAAGAGGCGAAGAAGAGAGTAGTAGAGGTAAACAGGGAATTTAAGACCAAAAGACCCTTCTCCGCTATTGTAAAAGATGAGTATGCTTCACCTGTGTGGGAAGAGGCAACCAAAACCTGCGTGGAATGTGGAGCCTGCACTAACATCTGCCCTTCCTGTTACTGTTTTCTCCTTGTGGATACAGAAGATGGGGGTAAATTTCCCAAAGTTAAATTTTGGGATTCCTGTCAGCATACCGGCTTTGCCCGGGTCGCTGCGGATGTCAATCCCCGAGCAAAATTATATGAAAGGTTGAGGAATAGATATTTGTGCAAATATGAGTACAGGCCAGAAAATTTTGGAATTGTAGCCTGTACCGGTTGTGGTCGCTGTGTGGAAGCTTGCCAGGGGAAAATAGATAAAAGAGAAGTGATAAAGAAATTAAGTGAAAAAGAGGAAAAGTGA
- a CDS encoding FAD/NAD(P)-binding protein, whose translation MAENPYLPVEAKIEKIIDETSNIKTFVLKPSRKIKFETGQFVQLTIPGIGEAPFTPSSSPYQTEKIEITIMKVGLLTGKLHEMREGEIVGIRGSYGRGYPFDDFYNKEVLVLGGGVGMAPLRSLLLTLLKNVDKFRRIVLCYGAKTPEDIVYKDAFPEWKKKNKLEILRSVDKAAPGWEETEGLVTVLLDKVKMDLKNSVAVVCGPPIMMKFGTLKLLDLGYQPENIYLSMEKNMSCGLGKCGHCALGKYYVCKDGPVFKYDLIKDIPDIWL comes from the coding sequence ATGGCGGAGAATCCTTATTTACCAGTTGAAGCTAAGATTGAGAAGATTATTGATGAGACTTCTAACATAAAGACCTTCGTGTTGAAGCCCAGCCGAAAAATAAAATTCGAAACTGGTCAATTTGTTCAATTAACTATACCTGGTATTGGCGAGGCACCCTTTACTCCCTCCTCTTCTCCCTACCAGACTGAAAAAATAGAGATAACCATCATGAAGGTTGGACTTCTAACTGGCAAATTGCATGAGATGAGGGAGGGAGAAATTGTAGGCATTCGAGGCTCTTACGGTCGCGGATATCCTTTCGATGATTTTTATAATAAGGAAGTTCTGGTTCTTGGCGGAGGAGTAGGTATGGCACCCCTGAGGTCTTTACTTCTTACTCTCCTTAAAAATGTAGATAAGTTCAGACGGATAGTTCTCTGTTATGGAGCGAAGACTCCTGAAGATATAGTTTATAAAGATGCCTTTCCTGAATGGAAGAAAAAAAATAAATTGGAAATCTTAAGAAGTGTAGATAAAGCGGCTCCTGGGTGGGAAGAAACTGAGGGACTGGTGACTGTCCTTCTGGACAAAGTCAAGATGGACTTGAAAAATTCTGTGGCTGTGGTTTGTGGACCTCCGATTATGATGAAATTCGGCACGCTAAAGCTGTTGGATTTAGGATATCAACCCGAAAATATCTACCTTTCTATGGAAAAGAATATGTCTTGCGGTCTGGGCAAATGTGGACACTGTGCATTAGGTAAATATTATGTTTGTAAAGATGGCCCGGTTTTCAAATACGATTTGATAAAGGATATCCCGGATATTTGGCTATGA
- a CDS encoding 4Fe-4S dicluster domain-containing protein yields MKKLFIDLEACSKCKDCTVSCSYFYHPDNNGVTNLRELASFSLICRHCEEAPCVKVCPQEALEKQKDGVLKRYNMRCVGCNSCVVACPFGTIYPEVIPYLVSSCDYCLDRADGKPPLCVETCPEKIIRYEEIEEDPKKNYFAVGKNLVVHYIPWERE; encoded by the coding sequence ATGAAAAAGTTATTTATTGATTTGGAAGCCTGTTCTAAGTGTAAAGACTGTACAGTCTCCTGCAGTTATTTTTACCATCCTGACAATAATGGAGTAACCAATTTAAGGGAGTTAGCCAGTTTTTCTCTTATCTGCAGGCATTGTGAGGAAGCTCCCTGTGTTAAGGTTTGCCCGCAAGAGGCGCTGGAGAAACAGAAAGATGGAGTGTTGAAAAGATATAATATGCGCTGCGTGGGGTGTAACTCTTGCGTGGTGGCTTGCCCTTTTGGAACGATTTATCCGGAAGTTATTCCCTACCTCGTTTCCAGTTGCGATTATTGTTTAGATAGGGCAGATGGAAAGCCTCCTCTTTGTGTAGAGACCTGTCCGGAGAAGATAATCAGATACGAAGAGATTGAAGAAGACCCGAAAAAGAATTATTTTGCTGTGGGAAAGAATTTAGTAGTCCACTATATTCCCTGGGAAAGAGAATAA
- a CDS encoding complex I subunit 1 family protein, whose product MAKTLFYFIVFPGFLFTALVGILVSWIDRKVTARVQWRVGPPLLQPLYDFVKLLGKETIVPQAGAKLTFLLSPLFGLAAVTIVSTLLWLVMISPGQTFLGDLIVVIYLLAIPSISVIIGGFASGNPLASLGASREMKMILAYELPFILAIFTPVIQAQGAIRLGDLLQYQWANSIFLNSWSGFIAFVVAIICMQAKLALVPFDIPEAETEIIAGPYVEYSGAPLALYKLTRWMMLFVVPMFLVIMFMGGIVFSGWHILWGILKYVLLLVIIILMRNTNPRLRIDQAIKFFWGPMTILAVVGVILAFLGL is encoded by the coding sequence ATGGCAAAGACTCTATTCTACTTCATAGTATTTCCTGGATTTTTATTTACAGCATTGGTAGGCATATTAGTTAGTTGGATTGACCGAAAGGTGACTGCCCGGGTGCAATGGCGAGTAGGACCGCCGCTACTTCAGCCACTTTACGATTTTGTAAAGCTTTTGGGTAAAGAGACGATTGTTCCTCAAGCTGGGGCGAAATTGACCTTTCTTCTTTCTCCCCTTTTTGGATTGGCTGCAGTAACTATTGTCTCTACTCTACTTTGGCTGGTAATGATTTCACCAGGGCAAACTTTTCTGGGAGATTTAATTGTGGTTATCTATTTATTGGCAATTCCTTCTATAAGTGTAATTATAGGCGGCTTTGCTTCGGGAAATCCTTTAGCTTCTTTAGGTGCTTCCCGGGAGATGAAAATGATTTTAGCATATGAGTTACCTTTTATTCTGGCTATTTTCACTCCGGTTATTCAAGCGCAAGGCGCAATCAGGCTTGGCGATTTGCTCCAGTATCAATGGGCAAATAGTATCTTCCTCAATTCCTGGTCTGGATTTATTGCTTTTGTTGTGGCTATAATCTGTATGCAGGCAAAACTGGCTTTAGTGCCTTTCGATATTCCTGAGGCAGAAACAGAGATAATAGCTGGCCCTTATGTAGAATATTCTGGAGCCCCTTTAGCTCTTTATAAACTTACCCGCTGGATGATGTTGTTTGTAGTCCCCATGTTTTTAGTAATTATGTTTATGGGCGGTATTGTATTTTCCGGCTGGCATATTTTATGGGGTATATTGAAATATGTTCTTCTTTTAGTGATTATTATTTTAATGCGCAATACTAATCCTCGACTGCGTATCGATCAGGCTATAAAATTTTTTTGGGGACCAATGACAATTCTGGCAGTTGTCGGCGTAATCCTTGCATTTCTGGGACTATGA
- the nuoB gene encoding NADH-quinone oxidoreductase subunit NuoB, translating into MDLKTKALTKSIWVFHFAAASCNNCDIEILDALTPRFDLERFGILLVGSIRHADVILATGAISHKAAIRLKRLYEQAPKPCLVVAVGSCACSMCIFRDSYNMAGPFDGLVPVHAYIPGCPPKPEAMIMGVVKLIKALKKG; encoded by the coding sequence ATGGATCTTAAGACAAAGGCATTAACTAAATCTATATGGGTTTTCCATTTTGCTGCTGCTTCCTGCAATAACTGTGATATAGAAATTCTCGATGCGTTAACTCCCAGGTTTGATTTGGAAAGGTTCGGTATCCTTTTGGTGGGAAGCATTCGTCATGCTGATGTTATACTGGCCACTGGGGCGATTTCTCATAAAGCAGCAATAAGGTTAAAGAGGCTCTATGAGCAGGCTCCTAAACCATGTCTGGTTGTGGCAGTGGGTTCCTGCGCGTGTTCAATGTGTATATTTCGGGATTCTTATAATATGGCTGGACCTTTCGATGGACTTGTTCCTGTTCATGCATATATCCCGGGTTGTCCTCCGAAACCGGAAGCAATGATTATGGGAGTAGTTAAACTGATTAAGGCATTAAAGAAGGGTTAA
- a CDS encoding NADH-quinone oxidoreductase subunit C translates to MAEGILAKIKGKFSWQILNIFEKSLRRAYIDLKPENIKEVVEFIFRRLGARFVIVSAVDTRNAIEILYHFSFDSVGKIVTLRTKIDRQNPEIESITPIIKGAEWIEREIYELLGVRFKNHPNLKRLLLAEDWPEGKYPLRRE, encoded by the coding sequence ATGGCAGAAGGAATTTTGGCAAAAATAAAAGGGAAATTTTCCTGGCAAATTCTTAACATTTTTGAGAAATCTCTCCGGCGGGCCTATATCGATCTCAAACCTGAAAATATAAAGGAAGTGGTTGAATTTATTTTCCGAAGGTTGGGAGCTCGCTTTGTCATTGTCTCGGCAGTTGATACCCGAAACGCAATAGAAATATTATACCATTTTTCGTTTGATAGTGTGGGAAAAATAGTTACTCTACGAACAAAAATCGACAGACAGAACCCAGAAATAGAATCCATAACTCCGATTATAAAAGGGGCAGAGTGGATTGAGCGAGAAATTTATGAACTGTTGGGAGTTCGATTCAAGAATCATCCAAATTTGAAGAGACTACTCCTGGCAGAAGATTGGCCGGAAGGGAAGTATCCTCTCAGGAGAGAATAG